A genomic region of Gemmata massiliana contains the following coding sequences:
- the lptM gene encoding LPS translocon maturation chaperone LptM — MTPSYTHRRARVAVSFALFAVCTALTGCGQKGPVLYPVTGKVTTPDGKSLEHATVVFHPVDSSDPSAVKPRGKVGADGSFTLTSHTAGDGAVAGEYRVTVELWLSSGKGDDPPVNRLSDKYAKPDSSGLKATVNAGLTELTPFTVKR, encoded by the coding sequence ATGACACCTAGCTACACACACCGGCGCGCCCGCGTCGCCGTTTCGTTCGCCCTCTTCGCGGTCTGTACCGCGCTCACCGGGTGCGGTCAGAAGGGGCCGGTCCTTTACCCCGTAACCGGGAAGGTCACGACGCCCGACGGGAAATCGCTCGAACACGCGACCGTGGTGTTTCACCCGGTCGATTCGTCCGATCCGAGCGCGGTGAAGCCGCGCGGAAAGGTGGGGGCGGACGGGTCGTTCACCCTGACCAGCCATACCGCCGGTGACGGCGCGGTGGCCGGTGAGTACCGCGTGACGGTCGAACTGTGGTTGAGTAGCGGGAAGGGCGACGATCCGCCGGTGAACCGTCTGTCCGACAAGTACGCGAAACCCGATTCGTCGGGCCTGAAGGCGACCGTGAACGCCGGCCTGACTGAACTTACTCCATTTACTGTGAAACGCTGA